In Leptospira sp. WS58.C1, a single genomic region encodes these proteins:
- a CDS encoding N-acetylmuramoyl-L-alanine amidase family protein, translating to MDKDQILLWGLGFFLFFSAPVFAESRIQTIGKNGYVPFEEIRKKIPGLQSKFESATLVGSISHASGEIRFRIGASFYAINGSLEKTNLPVVYREKDFLLPPDIVEAIFVRLLPGDVSYEFKEGELVFDLLPKAERLKLSAIIVDAGHGGKDPGTSSDKGTQEKFVSLQVARFLKKFLNKVYPEVRVILTRSNDSFIELERRSEIANREIQKGGSVLFVSLHCNASISSDVNGFEVYYLSQTPSTETAREVSLFENGISGKKGGAAYGKIQAGMMSSMIQRRSRLLARSVESEMKKNLGPKILSRGVKKADFSVLRGSLMPAILVEMGYLTHNKESEVLADKSYQVKLAKSILEGVRAYELAKD from the coding sequence TTGGACAAGGATCAAATCCTTCTTTGGGGGTTAGGATTCTTTTTATTTTTTAGCGCACCCGTTTTTGCCGAGTCCAGGATACAGACAATCGGCAAGAACGGATACGTTCCCTTCGAAGAGATCCGTAAAAAGATCCCTGGACTACAATCCAAATTCGAATCGGCTACGTTAGTAGGTTCAATTTCACATGCTTCAGGCGAAATCCGTTTTCGGATAGGAGCCTCCTTCTATGCGATCAATGGTAGTTTAGAAAAAACGAATTTACCCGTAGTTTATAGAGAGAAGGATTTTTTGCTTCCTCCCGATATTGTGGAAGCGATTTTTGTGCGATTATTGCCCGGGGATGTGAGTTACGAATTTAAAGAAGGCGAACTTGTTTTCGATCTATTGCCCAAAGCGGAAAGATTAAAACTTTCCGCGATCATAGTGGATGCGGGTCATGGGGGAAAAGACCCGGGAACTTCTTCCGATAAAGGGACCCAGGAGAAGTTCGTCTCTTTACAAGTGGCCCGGTTTCTGAAAAAATTCCTCAACAAGGTTTATCCGGAAGTTCGAGTGATCTTAACCAGGTCTAACGATTCTTTTATCGAATTAGAGAGAAGGTCGGAGATCGCAAATCGAGAGATCCAAAAGGGCGGATCGGTTTTATTCGTAAGTTTGCATTGTAATGCTTCTATTTCTTCGGATGTGAACGGATTCGAAGTCTATTATTTGTCCCAAACCCCCAGCACGGAAACCGCAAGAGAAGTTTCCTTATTCGAAAACGGGATTTCCGGCAAAAAGGGTGGGGCCGCCTACGGGAAGATCCAGGCCGGAATGATGTCGTCTATGATCCAAAGAAGAAGCCGCCTTCTTGCCAGAAGTGTCGAATCCGAGATGAAAAAAAACCTTGGTCCAAAGATATTGTCTAGAGGAGTGAAGAAAGCGGACTTTTCCGTACTCAGGGGAAGTTTGATGCCTGCCATCCTAGTCGAAATGGGTTACCTCACCCATAACAAAGAGTCCGAGGTATTGGCCGATAAATCCTACCAAGTGAAATTGGCCAAAAGTATATTAGAAGGTGTGAGAGCGTATGAACTGGCAAAAGATTAG
- a CDS encoding RidA family protein encodes MSILEKIKSLGLEFPPAPKAIAAYIPAIQTGNLVFTSGQLPLKDGKLMLTGTLGAGLSVEDVKAATEQAALNGLAAIAGVIGDPDKIKSIVKIGVFVASSPDFTEQHLVANHASNLLLSIFGEAGRHARFAVGNSALPLGAPVEVEMTVSLG; translated from the coding sequence ATGAGCATACTCGAAAAAATCAAATCCCTAGGGCTGGAATTCCCACCTGCACCTAAGGCGATTGCCGCCTATATACCTGCCATACAAACAGGAAATCTGGTATTCACTTCCGGCCAATTGCCTCTAAAAGACGGCAAACTCATGCTTACCGGAACACTCGGGGCCGGTCTTTCCGTAGAAGATGTGAAAGCAGCTACCGAACAAGCTGCATTAAACGGACTAGCTGCCATTGCTGGAGTGATCGGAGATCCGGATAAGATCAAGAGTATCGTAAAGATCGGGGTATTCGTTGCTTCCAGTCCCGATTTTACGGAACAACATCTAGTTGCAAATCATGCATCCAATCTGCTCTTAAGTATTTTTGGAGAAGCAGGACGTCATGCGCGCTTTGCAGTCGGAAATTCCGCTCTTCCGTTAGGAGCTCCCGTAGAAGTCGAAATGACGGTTTCTTTAGGATGA
- the modB gene encoding molybdate ABC transporter permease subunit, with product MDTFNWDSIRYPLLLTLKVTLFSTFFAALLGIFFAYWMSKLRFFGRTFADAVLTLPMVLPPTVLGYYLLILFGKKGIIGHFLLEQFQYSILFNLHGAVLASTIVSFPLVYRSVKASFEDLDPEYEEIALTLGKSKWETFLMVILPLSWRGILAGSMMAYARGMGEFGATLMIAGNIPERTQTIALAIYDSVQSGKDEFSLILVFVASITCVLVLTVSGILLKKSHW from the coding sequence ATGGATACTTTTAATTGGGACTCCATCAGATATCCTCTGCTTCTGACACTTAAGGTAACCCTTTTTTCAACATTTTTCGCCGCCTTACTCGGGATATTTTTTGCCTATTGGATGTCCAAGCTCCGATTTTTCGGAAGAACATTCGCCGATGCAGTTTTGACCCTGCCGATGGTGCTGCCGCCTACGGTGCTTGGATATTACCTATTGATCTTATTCGGTAAAAAAGGGATAATAGGTCATTTTCTTCTGGAACAATTCCAATATTCTATATTATTTAATTTACATGGAGCAGTTCTGGCATCCACAATCGTATCCTTTCCTTTAGTTTATAGATCCGTAAAAGCTTCTTTCGAAGATCTGGATCCCGAATATGAAGAGATCGCACTCACTTTAGGAAAATCCAAATGGGAAACTTTCTTAATGGTAATTCTTCCGCTTTCCTGGAGAGGGATTTTGGCAGGCTCCATGATGGCCTATGCAAGAGGAATGGGAGAATTCGGGGCAACACTCATGATCGCAGGAAATATTCCGGAAAGAACACAAACAATAGCACTTGCGATTTATGATTCCGTTCAATCCGGAAAAGACGAATTCTCTTTGATCTTAGTATTCGTAGCATCGATCACTTGTGTATTGGTATTGACAGTTTCCGGGATCTTACTGAAAAAATCCCATTGGTAA
- a CDS encoding DEAD/DEAH box helicase, with the protein MKFEELNLEPNLQKAIQEAGFTELTPIQEKAIPPGMEGRDVTGLAQTGTGKTVAFLVPTIHSILTRGIQGISTLILAPTRELVIQISEEAEKLLKYTDYRVVPIIGGTDYKAQNRDLNGLNGLIVATPGRLIDLARSGSADLEKVEFFVLDEADRMLDMGFIYDIRWLLHKCKNRKQTLLFSATLSVEVMRLAYRFMNEPVEIQINPDKLITERIDQKLVHLGREEKLPYMVNSILAEELEGQGIIFTNFKVNIPKIVHSLRKFGIPITGISSDLDQKKRLRLMRDFKSGKFKFMVATDVASRGIDVENIEVVFNFDLPQDTENYVHRIGRTARAGRMGKSISFCSESDYVELEKIEKYLKQKIEVLPVHEEALTFPVGEFQVFVGGDAFDNAPVERNGNRNHGKDRGPKKQRGEFQRNGNQRGEKTWNQDSGNRKKDFNRDSKPGRQGGGHKKRPEAAIQEAQEFLQKADSVFGANGDRKDKNRKNPKKGKQRPEFQKQHSPNHTSNENKKQKSNYDKSKRNLFDINDSKKSSNKKKGSIWTRIKSFFGG; encoded by the coding sequence ATGAAATTCGAAGAATTAAATCTTGAGCCTAACCTGCAAAAAGCAATCCAAGAAGCAGGTTTTACCGAGCTCACTCCAATACAAGAAAAAGCAATCCCTCCAGGAATGGAAGGCAGGGACGTAACCGGTTTAGCCCAAACAGGCACCGGAAAGACGGTAGCATTCTTGGTTCCTACCATTCACTCCATTTTGACAAGAGGAATACAAGGGATCAGCACCTTGATCCTTGCTCCAACTAGAGAGTTAGTGATCCAAATTTCGGAAGAAGCCGAAAAGTTACTGAAATATACGGACTACCGAGTGGTCCCTATTATCGGTGGGACCGATTATAAAGCCCAGAACAGGGATCTGAACGGACTCAACGGTTTGATCGTTGCGACTCCCGGAAGATTGATCGATCTAGCGAGAAGTGGAAGCGCAGACCTCGAAAAAGTCGAGTTTTTCGTTTTAGATGAAGCGGATCGTATGTTGGATATGGGTTTCATTTACGATATACGTTGGCTTCTTCATAAATGTAAGAATAGAAAACAAACCTTACTATTCTCGGCTACACTTTCCGTCGAAGTTATGCGCCTCGCATATCGTTTTATGAACGAGCCTGTGGAGATCCAGATCAATCCCGATAAATTGATCACCGAAAGGATCGATCAGAAACTGGTTCACTTGGGAAGAGAGGAGAAGTTGCCTTATATGGTAAACTCCATTCTTGCCGAAGAATTGGAAGGGCAAGGAATTATATTCACAAATTTTAAAGTGAATATTCCTAAAATAGTACATTCTCTCAGAAAATTCGGGATACCTATCACTGGGATATCTTCCGACTTGGATCAGAAAAAAAGACTGAGGCTGATGAGGGATTTTAAATCCGGAAAGTTCAAGTTTATGGTGGCAACGGACGTTGCAAGCCGCGGTATCGATGTGGAAAATATCGAAGTTGTTTTCAATTTTGATCTCCCTCAAGATACGGAGAATTACGTTCATAGGATCGGAAGAACCGCTAGAGCGGGGAGAATGGGTAAGTCTATCAGCTTCTGCTCCGAATCCGATTACGTAGAATTGGAGAAGATAGAAAAATATCTGAAACAAAAAATAGAAGTTCTACCGGTCCATGAAGAAGCGCTCACGTTCCCCGTGGGAGAATTCCAAGTATTTGTCGGAGGAGACGCCTTTGATAATGCTCCTGTCGAAAGAAACGGGAATCGAAACCATGGTAAAGATAGAGGCCCTAAAAAACAAAGAGGGGAATTTCAACGCAACGGGAACCAAAGAGGGGAGAAGACCTGGAACCAAGACTCTGGAAATCGCAAAAAGGATTTCAACAGAGACTCCAAACCGGGCAGACAAGGCGGCGGACATAAAAAAAGACCGGAAGCTGCGATCCAAGAGGCTCAGGAATTCTTACAAAAAGCGGACAGTGTATTCGGAGCTAACGGCGATCGTAAGGACAAAAACCGGAAAAATCCTAAAAAAGGAAAACAACGTCCCGAATTCCAAAAACAACATTCTCCGAATCATACAAGTAACGAGAATAAAAAACAAAAATCGAATTACGATAAGAGCAAACGTAACCTATTCGATATAAACGATTCTAAAAAATCCTCAAATAAGAAGAAGGGATCAATTTGGACAAGGATCAAATCCTTCTTTGGGGGTTAG
- a CDS encoding LIC_10740 family protein — protein sequence MNWQKIREIWDRFLTHLETFYVWVFELATRAADSKESKRILFLTYSWIIVLLFLTGFILAGKNPLKLLVPFTLYDLPNLDHRKEIVIYGSDGEGEVFPVKRKVLLTGEDFRHDVITLVGEAGESSYFDPTVPNASAQFRNLKKLPNLQDSVISIWKRGDVLILDLRKSTLENLLSDMKFRIDYTYASQMTEEQKSAEIERKKLVLLSSAFLAVEKTLFENYPDLHRIEYRLGGEAGDLPGLSYLLSTSHTRQ from the coding sequence ATGAACTGGCAAAAGATTAGGGAAATTTGGGATCGCTTTCTTACTCATTTGGAGACCTTCTATGTTTGGGTTTTCGAGTTAGCTACCAGAGCCGCCGATTCTAAAGAATCCAAAAGGATCTTATTCTTAACTTATTCTTGGATCATCGTATTATTATTCCTTACCGGTTTCATTCTCGCCGGAAAAAACCCGTTAAAATTGCTCGTTCCATTTACCTTATACGATCTACCTAATCTAGATCATAGAAAGGAAATCGTAATATACGGTTCGGATGGAGAAGGCGAGGTTTTTCCCGTAAAAAGAAAAGTTCTCTTAACAGGTGAGGATTTCCGGCACGATGTTATAACCTTAGTAGGAGAGGCTGGGGAATCCAGTTATTTCGACCCTACCGTTCCGAATGCTTCCGCACAATTTAGGAATTTGAAAAAACTTCCGAACCTACAGGACTCCGTGATCTCTATCTGGAAAAGAGGAGATGTATTGATCTTGGATCTGAGAAAGTCCACATTGGAAAATCTACTTTCCGATATGAAATTCCGTATCGATTATACGTATGCAAGTCAAATGACGGAAGAACAAAAGTCCGCGGAGATAGAGCGTAAAAAATTAGTCTTATTGTCTTCCGCGTTCTTGGCTGTGGAAAAGACCTTATTCGAAAATTATCCCGATCTACATCGGATCGAATACAGGTTAGGTGGAGAAGCGGGAGATCTGCCCGGTTTAAGCTATTTACTTTCCACTTCGCATACAAGACAGTAA
- a CDS encoding metal-sulfur cluster assembly factor, which produces MQLLEQPTQEIEKRVYAEIHRVEDPEIGISVAELGLIYKIQVEGDKAKIEMTYTSMACPAGPQMKQEIQDNALRVEGINSVEVEVVWTPKWDPRAMASEEAKMDLGIFDY; this is translated from the coding sequence ATGCAATTATTAGAACAACCAACTCAAGAGATCGAAAAAAGGGTCTACGCAGAGATCCATAGGGTAGAAGATCCCGAGATCGGTATCTCCGTCGCGGAGTTGGGTCTGATCTATAAGATCCAGGTAGAAGGTGATAAGGCAAAGATCGAAATGACTTATACTTCTATGGCTTGTCCTGCCGGCCCTCAAATGAAACAAGAGATCCAAGACAACGCGCTGAGAGTAGAAGGTATCAATTCTGTAGAAGTGGAAGTGGTTTGGACTCCAAAATGGGATCCGAGAGCAATGGCTTCGGAAGAAGCTAAAATGGATCTTGGGATCTTCGATTATTAA
- a CDS encoding ATP-binding cassette domain-containing protein, with the protein MSLIVDIRKKLSDGKRKFELDVQFEFSGEFQVIYGPSGAGKSLTLRALAGLLKPDSGKISFANSVYFDSSSKKYIPPQKRNIGYVPQSYGLFPHLTVRKNIEFGLNKFFRTLNEKDKKTVSYLMNLFGIEETSESYPKHLSGGQKQRVSIARALVRDPKILLLDEPFAALHSDLRQKMREELKSLRKKISMPILLISHDPIDLEYFGTSALYMENGRILHKNL; encoded by the coding sequence ATGTCACTTATCGTAGATATCCGAAAAAAACTTTCCGATGGAAAGCGAAAATTCGAGTTGGATGTACAATTCGAATTTTCGGGAGAATTCCAGGTAATATACGGTCCTTCCGGAGCGGGAAAAAGTCTCACCTTACGGGCATTAGCCGGACTTTTAAAACCGGATTCGGGAAAGATCTCGTTTGCAAATAGTGTTTATTTTGATTCTTCTTCCAAAAAGTATATCCCGCCTCAAAAAAGAAATATAGGTTACGTTCCCCAAAGTTACGGACTATTCCCTCATCTCACAGTGCGAAAAAACATAGAATTCGGATTGAATAAATTCTTTCGAACTTTGAATGAAAAAGATAAAAAAACGGTTTCTTATCTTATGAATTTATTCGGGATAGAAGAGACTTCTGAAAGTTATCCGAAACATCTCTCGGGCGGACAAAAACAAAGAGTTTCGATTGCAAGGGCGCTTGTTCGAGATCCTAAAATTTTACTTTTGGATGAACCGTTTGCAGCGCTTCACTCGGATCTAAGACAAAAGATGAGAGAAGAATTAAAAAGTTTAAGAAAGAAGATCAGTATGCCCATTCTTCTTATCTCTCACGACCCAATAGATCTGGAGTATTTCGGGACTTCCGCTCTTTATATGGAAAATGGAAGGATCTTGCATAAAAACCTATAG
- the modA gene encoding molybdate ABC transporter substrate-binding protein: MFKKLHKLLPALLLFIQSTSYPQEKEKEITVSAASSLTDVLKELGPAFKQKTGVKAVFNFGSSGSLYQQIEKGAPVDVFISADRDFVDRGINTEVLESSTKTILLKNTLVLIQPKDGGFKIKKLEDLQLPEIKKIAIGNPSSVPAGKYTEEVLTKNNMNISLKEKFIPAENVRQVLDYVGREEVEAGFVYLTDAAIAESKVRVALTLSGHKPIVYPGIVVTGTKNPEEAKTFLEFLKKSPESKETFLKYKFILP, from the coding sequence ATGTTTAAAAAATTACATAAATTACTCCCTGCTCTACTTTTATTTATCCAATCCACTTCTTATCCTCAAGAAAAGGAAAAAGAGATCACTGTTTCGGCTGCATCCAGTTTAACCGATGTGCTCAAAGAACTCGGACCCGCATTCAAACAAAAAACGGGAGTCAAAGCGGTATTTAATTTCGGATCTTCCGGAAGTTTATACCAACAGATAGAAAAAGGAGCTCCTGTGGATGTATTCATTTCAGCGGACCGAGACTTCGTAGATAGAGGGATCAATACGGAAGTTTTAGAATCTTCTACCAAAACGATTTTACTAAAAAATACGTTAGTCCTGATCCAACCAAAAGACGGCGGGTTCAAGATCAAAAAGTTGGAAGATCTACAACTACCGGAGATCAAAAAAATCGCCATCGGAAACCCAAGCTCTGTTCCGGCGGGAAAATATACAGAGGAAGTCCTAACTAAGAACAATATGAATATTTCCTTAAAGGAAAAATTCATACCAGCGGAAAATGTAAGACAGGTATTGGATTATGTCGGAAGAGAAGAAGTCGAAGCCGGTTTCGTTTACCTCACGGATGCAGCAATTGCGGAATCTAAGGTCAGGGTCGCGCTGACATTAAGCGGGCACAAACCGATCGTATATCCGGGGATCGTAGTAACCGGGACCAAAAATCCGGAAGAGGCAAAAACCTTTCTGGAGTTCTTAAAAAAATCTCCCGAATCGAAAGAAACTTTTCTAAAATATAAGTTTATACTTCCTTAA
- a CDS encoding class I SAM-dependent methyltransferase, which translates to MSSILELEPHPEYPEAYMVCRRTGVHFYKLAKERDYEDSYFQEEYKNQYKKTYYEDEPQLRNLAKVRLEMMSAFQDPKGKTLFEIGSAAGFFLSEAEKKGYKVSGMELSESEAKYSKYKLGLDVICGSFLDDSIFPEKTFDAVCAFFVIEHFPNAELVFERINKLLKPGGLLFLGLPSLNGPSFQTNPEEWFRTHPSDHFWDYSPDSLKKMLKMYGLVTVYRKPMSYHPTRDKGWKGKYLTHRLFVRYANLSCYADTFHSIAIKKI; encoded by the coding sequence ATGTCCTCAATACTCGAATTGGAACCTCACCCAGAATATCCGGAAGCCTATATGGTATGCCGTCGCACGGGGGTCCATTTCTATAAATTGGCAAAGGAAAGGGATTACGAAGATTCCTACTTTCAGGAAGAATACAAGAATCAGTACAAAAAGACCTATTACGAGGACGAACCTCAGCTTAGAAATTTAGCAAAGGTGCGTCTAGAAATGATGAGCGCATTCCAAGACCCGAAAGGAAAAACTCTTTTCGAAATCGGATCTGCTGCCGGTTTCTTTTTATCCGAAGCGGAGAAGAAAGGATATAAGGTTTCAGGCATGGAACTTTCGGAAAGTGAAGCGAAATACTCCAAATACAAATTAGGTTTGGATGTGATCTGCGGCTCGTTCCTGGACGATTCAATTTTTCCAGAAAAGACATTCGATGCAGTCTGTGCGTTTTTTGTAATAGAACATTTCCCGAATGCGGAGCTTGTTTTCGAGAGGATCAATAAATTGTTAAAGCCAGGTGGCCTCTTATTTTTAGGTCTTCCTTCTTTGAACGGACCTTCTTTTCAAACCAATCCGGAAGAATGGTTTCGCACTCATCCGTCGGACCATTTTTGGGATTACTCACCCGATTCTCTGAAAAAAATGTTGAAAATGTACGGTCTCGTCACGGTATATAGGAAACCTATGTCATACCACCCTACTAGAGATAAGGGATGGAAAGGCAAATACCTGACGCATCGGCTCTTTGTTCGTTACGCAAACCTCTCCTGCTACGCCGACACATTCCACTCAATCGCGATTAAAAAAATATGA